Proteins encoded within one genomic window of Argiope bruennichi chromosome 7, qqArgBrue1.1, whole genome shotgun sequence:
- the LOC129976739 gene encoding protein FRA10AC1-like yields the protein MEENSNSFAISVNEDYESDFEYDVDVGEKRKAREDLTLKQPAPKIPKPNKQEFADAYAREQGRIQQQAYLSLDAYTRHKKLINDYVLCYRGATGKLRRDTSNYKTDSDIIRENHRFLWEEEDEAKTWGEQLAKKYYDRLFKEYCLCDLSRYKEKKIGMRWRTEKEVILGKGQFFCGSIRCEEKEGLNSWEVLFGYVEHGEKKNALVKLRLCEKCSYKLNYGYKGKAVLKNKLKKSKSDKKRDKELDSEKSDAVSNTLKDSSEKEDDAKSSESNIWKQPVQEEVEQSKEDAFEEFLEDLFL from the coding sequence ATGGAAGAAAATAGTAATTCTTTCGCTATCTCAGTTAATGAAGATTACGAATCAGATTTTGAATATGATGTTGATGTTGGCGAGAAACGAAAAGCCAGAGAAGATCTGACTTTAAAACAACCTGCTCCTAAGATTCCCAAGCCAAATAAACAAGAATTTGCCGATGCGTATGCTCGTGAGCAAGGTAGAATTCAGCAACAGGCATATTTGTCTTTAGATGCGTATACTAGACACAAGAAACTTATCAATGATTATGTACTATGTTACCGAGGAGCAACTGGTAAGCTCAGGCGAGATACAAGTAATTATAAaactgattcagatataattcgTGAAAATCATCGATTTCTTTGGGAAGAGGAAGACGAAGCAAAAACCTGGGGTGAGCAATTAGCCAAAAAATACTATGACagactttttaaagaatattgtttGTGTGATCTTAGccgatataaagaaaaaaagattggcATGAGGTGGAGAACTGAGAAAGAAGTTATTCTAGGGAAGGGGCAGTTTTTTTGTGGAAGCATTCGTTGTGAGGAAAAAGAAGGATTGAATAGTTGGGAAGTACTATTTGGCTATGTTGaacatggagaaaaaaagaatgcGCTTGTAAAACTTCGACTTTGCGAAAAGTGTTCTTATAAACTTAATTATGGTTATAAAGGAAAAGCggttcttaaaaataaactcaagaAATCAAAATCCGATAAAAAGCGAGACAAAGAATTAGATTCTGAAAAATCAGATGCAGTGTCAAACACTTTGAAGGACTCCAGTGAAAAGGAAGATGATGCTAAGTCTAGTGAAAGTAATATTTGGAAACAACCAGTGCAGGAGGAAGTGGAACAGTCAAAAGAAGATGCATTTGAAGAGTTCTTGGAAGACTTATTTCTATAA